The DNA region GAAGGGCATGGATATTCAGCTACAAAGTTTCTATCCTTATCCCGGATAGAGCAGCTAATTTGGATTGCCTCTCGTCGAAAGTAAGAAACCTCTCAGCTTTCATTGATAAAGCTGAGGCTACATGCAGAATGTCCAAGGCCCTTGAGCCCGTTTTATTAGTGTGCTTTCTTGATAAATCAACAGCGTATTTGAATGTGTCAGTCCAGCTTATTTGTGGACGATAAAAGACTCCTTTGTTTTCATGTTCAGCAAATCTTGCCATAATA from Caldisericota bacterium includes:
- a CDS encoding PIN domain protein; its protein translation is IMARFAEHENKGVFYRPQISWTDTFKYAVDLSRKHTNKTGSRALDILHVASALSMKAERFLTFDERQSKLAALSGIRIETL